The following coding sequences are from one Granulicella arctica window:
- a CDS encoding DUF2264 domain-containing protein, whose translation MMGALEGPNRRRFLLGSVAAGAATVLTSDSVAAAESAQATALDDRKHWLQQVQLVSEPVLKALNERSLRRTMPVEAAVGQEASRAIGTHLEALGRLLAGLAPWLELEPENEDPVETSLRNRYRDWARAGIASAVDPASPDHMRFGDSSQTLVDSSFLALALLRAPKQLLHALDAKTQTLLVEALLKERTILPGFNNWLLFAAINEAALKLMGQSWDRMRVDYALREHASWYLGDGTYGDGPHFHWDFYNSFVIQPYLLQLMDTLGAEIPTWAAEREAIHQRARRYAAVQERLINPDGSYPVLGRSTTYRCGAFHLLADVSRRRMLPDDVTPAQVRCALTAVMQRTLGAQGTFSADGWLQIGLAGHQPSLGEAYISTGSLYLCSAAWLPLGLPPTDPFWSAPPARWTSQKIWSGEDAHADHARDD comes from the coding sequence ATGATGGGTGCATTGGAAGGTCCAAACCGGCGGCGTTTTCTGCTGGGCAGTGTTGCTGCCGGTGCTGCCACAGTACTTACGAGCGACAGCGTTGCGGCGGCCGAATCAGCTCAGGCGACAGCACTGGATGACCGCAAACATTGGCTGCAACAGGTGCAGCTCGTCTCGGAACCCGTGCTGAAGGCTCTGAACGAGCGAAGCCTCCGTCGCACGATGCCCGTCGAAGCTGCGGTCGGACAGGAGGCGAGCCGCGCAATCGGGACTCACCTTGAAGCACTTGGCCGATTGCTGGCTGGACTTGCACCGTGGCTCGAACTCGAACCGGAGAACGAAGACCCAGTAGAGACATCGCTGCGCAACCGCTATCGTGACTGGGCGCGTGCAGGCATCGCATCGGCGGTCGATCCAGCATCGCCCGACCATATGCGCTTCGGCGACTCCAGCCAGACGCTGGTGGACTCTTCGTTCCTCGCGCTGGCCCTGCTGCGTGCGCCGAAGCAGTTGCTGCACGCGCTTGATGCGAAGACACAGACGCTTCTCGTCGAAGCACTGTTAAAGGAGCGAACGATACTGCCGGGATTCAACAACTGGCTACTGTTTGCTGCGATCAACGAGGCTGCGTTGAAGCTGATGGGCCAGTCGTGGGATCGCATGCGCGTCGACTATGCTCTGCGCGAGCACGCAAGCTGGTATCTCGGCGATGGGACGTATGGGGATGGGCCGCACTTCCACTGGGACTTCTACAACAGCTTCGTTATTCAGCCCTATCTTTTGCAGTTGATGGACACACTCGGCGCAGAGATTCCGACATGGGCCGCGGAGCGCGAAGCGATCCATCAGAGGGCGCGGCGGTATGCAGCCGTGCAGGAGCGCCTCATTAATCCGGATGGAAGTTATCCGGTCCTCGGGCGCTCGACTACTTATCGTTGCGGCGCATTTCATCTACTGGCCGATGTCTCCCGACGCCGCATGTTGCCCGATGATGTAACTCCTGCGCAGGTTCGCTGTGCACTGACAGCCGTGATGCAACGAACCCTTGGAGCCCAAGGGACATTCTCGGCGGATGGATGGTTACAGATTGGCCTTGCGGGTCATCAGCCGAGTCTGGGCGAAGCATACATCTCCACCGGGAGCCTCTATCTATGCAGCGCGGCGTGGCTTCCACTGGGGCTTCCGCCTACGGATCCCTTCTGGTCGGCGCCGCCTGCGCGATGGACATCGCAAAAGATCTGGAGTGGCGAAGACGCGCATGCGGATCATGCTCGCGACGACTAA
- a CDS encoding MFS transporter: protein MVATSVNTARYGRFLLFIAGLGGLLYGIDVGIIAAALLYLGKTINLSVQQTSVLVAAVLGGGMFSSLVAGVLADWIGRKKMMILSGLLFVVSVALIVLSHGFVPLFLGRLLQGISAGVIAVVVPLYLAECLGAEVRGRGTTIFQLMLTFGIVIAALTGFYYTGQAEAAIKAAAGNATLIHAAQDHAWRAMFLSVIYPGLIFFGGSFFLSETPRWLFRKGKKAEALASLRRSTPEEQAQLQMREMEALASDTKEKAASGERGSLLKRKYVFPFVLACFILSFNQTTGINSVLGFLVIILKQAGMSVQHATQGDVAVKLLNFIMTLAAIGFVDKKGRRFLLRTGTAGIVIAMLTGSFLFYRFESSRIDVAPRVQAAVQSNALSFPVNAATLGPAMEGHAMALTVVYNSGSSDGDMVDTVRNDDPNPVVTLAATNGKPLIIKQATYAPVPAEQTGWLITACLGLFIASYAFGPGVVVWLVLSELMPTRIRSVGMGIGLLLNQGVSTLIAAVFLPVVGRYGYYAMFLFWAVCTAIYFLTASFFLPETKGKTLEEIEAFFDSNASKSPELA from the coding sequence ATGGTCGCAACTTCCGTCAATACCGCTCGTTATGGGCGATTTCTCCTTTTCATCGCCGGTCTCGGCGGACTGCTTTACGGTATCGATGTCGGCATTATCGCTGCGGCGCTGCTGTATTTAGGGAAGACCATCAACCTTTCCGTTCAGCAAACCTCTGTTCTGGTTGCGGCGGTTCTCGGCGGCGGCATGTTCTCTTCGCTGGTCGCGGGCGTGCTTGCCGACTGGATCGGCCGCAAAAAGATGATGATCCTGAGCGGCCTGTTATTCGTCGTAAGCGTGGCGCTCATCGTGCTCTCCCACGGCTTCGTCCCCTTGTTCCTCGGGCGACTCCTACAGGGAATCAGTGCAGGCGTCATCGCCGTCGTGGTGCCACTCTATCTTGCAGAGTGCCTCGGCGCAGAGGTCCGTGGACGCGGCACAACCATCTTCCAGCTCATGCTCACCTTCGGCATCGTGATCGCCGCGCTTACCGGCTTCTATTACACCGGGCAGGCGGAGGCCGCTATCAAAGCCGCTGCCGGCAACGCTACACTGATTCACGCGGCACAGGACCACGCCTGGCGCGCCATGTTTCTTTCTGTCATTTATCCAGGACTGATCTTCTTTGGCGGCAGCTTTTTTCTGAGCGAAACCCCGCGTTGGCTCTTCCGCAAAGGAAAGAAAGCGGAGGCTCTGGCTTCCTTGCGACGCTCCACGCCGGAAGAACAGGCACAGTTGCAGATGCGCGAGATGGAAGCCCTCGCATCCGATACAAAAGAGAAGGCAGCCTCGGGTGAACGCGGCTCGTTGCTCAAGCGCAAGTACGTCTTCCCCTTTGTACTCGCCTGTTTCATTCTTTCGTTCAACCAGACGACCGGCATCAACTCGGTCCTCGGCTTCCTCGTCATTATCCTTAAACAGGCTGGCATGAGCGTGCAGCACGCTACGCAGGGCGATGTCGCGGTCAAGCTGCTGAACTTCATCATGACGCTGGCCGCAATTGGCTTCGTCGATAAGAAGGGGCGCCGCTTCCTGCTGCGCACAGGAACCGCGGGTATCGTCATCGCAATGCTCACAGGCTCCTTCCTCTTTTACCGCTTCGAGTCTAGCCGCATCGACGTCGCACCACGCGTACAGGCTGCGGTCCAGTCGAACGCTCTCAGCTTTCCTGTGAATGCAGCAACTCTTGGTCCAGCAATGGAAGGCCACGCCATGGCCCTCACCGTCGTCTACAACTCCGGTTCAAGCGATGGCGATATGGTTGACACGGTACGCAACGACGACCCCAATCCAGTTGTCACCCTCGCCGCCACGAATGGCAAACCGCTCATCATTAAACAGGCAACCTATGCGCCGGTACCAGCCGAACAGACCGGCTGGCTCATCACCGCATGTCTTGGCCTCTTCATTGCCTCCTATGCCTTCGGCCCCGGCGTCGTCGTCTGGCTGGTACTCTCAGAGCTGATGCCCACCCGTATCCGTTCAGTCGGCATGGGCATTGGCCTGCTGCTGAACCAGGGGGTTTCAACGCTTATCGCCGCAGTCTTTCTCCCTGTCGTCGGACGCTACGGTTACTATGCAATGTTTCTCTTCTGGGCGGTCTGCACTGCCATCTATTTCCTGACGGCCAGCTTCTTTCTGCCGGAGACGAAAGGGAAGACGCTCGAGGAGATTGAGGCTTTCTTCGACAGCAACGCCAGCAAATCACCGGAGCTTGCCTGA
- the rocD gene encoding ornithine--oxo-acid transaminase: MSKPVYDLDNKLMEQECVVLTANYIELEEQFGANNYHPLDVVIERGSGVWVYDTDGKRYLDCLAAYSAVNQGHCHPKILQAMLDQAHKVTLTSRAFRNEQLPLFYEQLHQLTGFEMALPMNSGTEAVETALKTARKWGYQTKGIPANQAEIIVCANNFHGRSISIVGFSTDEQYRADFGPFAPGFKVIPFGDAGALRKAITPNTCAFLVEPIQGEAGVLIPPDGYLKEAAEICRENNVLLMADEIQSGLGRTGKLFTYMYDGITPDVLIVGKALAGGYYPVSAVLSSRAILGLFQPGDHGSTFGGNPLACAVARAALSVLVDEDLVERSAELGPFFLEQLRQIDSPHIVEIRGRGLWIALELDVEARPYCEALMTEGVLCKETHSNVIRLAPPLTIEREEILWATERIKAVIERL; the protein is encoded by the coding sequence TTGTCCAAGCCGGTTTATGATCTTGATAACAAGCTGATGGAACAGGAGTGTGTTGTGCTTACCGCGAACTATATCGAGCTCGAAGAGCAATTCGGCGCAAATAACTATCATCCCCTCGACGTGGTCATAGAACGGGGAAGTGGTGTCTGGGTCTACGACACAGACGGCAAGCGCTATCTCGACTGCCTCGCCGCTTACTCAGCCGTCAACCAGGGCCACTGCCATCCGAAGATTCTTCAGGCAATGCTCGATCAGGCGCACAAGGTCACGCTAACCTCGCGTGCCTTCCGCAACGAGCAGCTCCCGCTCTTCTACGAGCAGCTACACCAGCTCACCGGCTTCGAGATGGCGCTGCCCATGAACTCCGGCACCGAGGCCGTCGAGACCGCGCTCAAGACCGCACGCAAGTGGGGCTACCAGACGAAGGGCATCCCAGCCAATCAGGCGGAGATCATCGTCTGCGCGAACAACTTCCACGGGCGCTCCATCTCCATCGTTGGCTTCTCGACAGACGAGCAGTACCGCGCTGATTTCGGCCCCTTCGCACCCGGCTTCAAGGTCATTCCCTTTGGCGATGCCGGCGCCCTGCGCAAAGCCATCACACCCAACACCTGCGCCTTCCTCGTCGAACCCATCCAGGGCGAGGCCGGCGTCCTCATCCCGCCCGACGGCTATCTCAAAGAGGCGGCGGAGATCTGTCGCGAGAACAACGTGCTTCTCATGGCCGACGAGATCCAGTCCGGCCTCGGTCGCACCGGCAAGCTCTTCACCTATATGTACGACGGCATCACGCCTGACGTCCTCATCGTCGGCAAGGCGCTCGCCGGTGGCTACTATCCCGTCTCCGCAGTGCTTTCGTCGCGTGCCATCCTCGGCCTCTTCCAGCCTGGCGACCACGGCAGCACCTTCGGCGGCAACCCGCTCGCCTGTGCCGTCGCCCGTGCCGCCCTGTCCGTATTGGTCGATGAAGATCTGGTCGAGCGCTCGGCCGAACTCGGTCCATTCTTCCTCGAACAGCTCCGCCAGATCGACAGCCCGCACATTGTCGAAATCCGTGGCCGTGGCCTCTGGATCGCCCTCGAACTGGACGTTGAAGCGCGCCCCTACTGCGAGGCCCTCATGACCGAAGGCGTCCTCTGCAAGGAGACGCACAGCAACGTCATCCGCCTCGCCCCGCCGCTCACCATCGAGCGCGAAGAGATCCTCTGGGCCACGGAGCGCATCAAGGCCGTCATCGAACGCCTCTAA
- a CDS encoding glycoside hydrolase family 88/105 protein — translation MAHRSRCIALMLLAVSLSTASYTQTAVAGEPPAPPSGDTPADPGPLATNLSGDLHPASVKAAMKRVADWQLARVVDTPSQDWTFATLYAGFMLASATLKDNRYRDAVQHVAEHYDWKLGPRQIHADDQAIGQSYLALYQLKPEPIRIAATREQFDRIMQLPDDPAKSVWWWCDALFMAPPVWAGLSHITGDPKYDTYMAHEWHITADLLWDKDEHLFFRDATYFDKHEKNGKKIFWSRGNGWVMGGIVRVLDELPANDPRRAYYLDKLKEMSVKIASLQNADGLWSPGLLDAADYPLPENSGSAFFVYALAWGINHHVLDEHLYGPVVAKAWKGLVSHIYADGRLGCIQPVGAAPGAFSAGTSYVFGTGAFLMAGSEVVKLPHAITR, via the coding sequence ATGGCACATAGATCGCGCTGCATCGCACTGATGCTGCTGGCAGTATCACTTTCGACAGCATCGTATACGCAGACTGCTGTAGCAGGGGAGCCGCCTGCTCCGCCCTCCGGCGATACGCCAGCCGATCCCGGACCACTCGCTACAAATCTCTCGGGCGATCTGCACCCTGCGAGCGTCAAGGCCGCGATGAAGCGCGTCGCCGACTGGCAACTGGCACGAGTTGTCGATACTCCAAGCCAGGACTGGACCTTCGCGACACTCTACGCCGGCTTTATGTTGGCTTCCGCTACGCTCAAGGACAATCGCTATCGCGATGCTGTCCAACATGTCGCCGAACACTATGACTGGAAACTAGGCCCGCGACAGATTCATGCGGACGACCAGGCCATCGGACAGTCCTATCTCGCGCTCTATCAGTTGAAGCCCGAACCTATCCGCATCGCCGCGACCCGCGAACAGTTCGATCGCATCATGCAGCTTCCCGATGATCCTGCCAAGTCCGTATGGTGGTGGTGCGATGCGCTCTTCATGGCGCCGCCCGTATGGGCCGGCCTCTCACACATCACCGGCGATCCAAAGTACGACACCTACATGGCCCACGAGTGGCATATCACCGCAGACCTGCTGTGGGATAAAGACGAGCATCTCTTCTTCCGCGATGCAACCTACTTTGATAAGCACGAGAAGAACGGCAAGAAGATCTTCTGGTCACGCGGAAACGGTTGGGTGATGGGCGGAATCGTCCGCGTCCTCGATGAACTTCCCGCGAACGATCCCCGACGCGCATACTACCTCGATAAGCTGAAAGAGATGTCCGTAAAGATCGCATCGCTTCAAAACGCAGACGGTCTATGGAGTCCCGGCCTTCTGGATGCGGCAGACTATCCGTTGCCGGAGAACTCCGGTTCCGCTTTCTTCGTGTACGCGCTTGCGTGGGGCATCAACCATCATGTGTTGGACGAGCACCTCTATGGTCCCGTGGTCGCGAAAGCGTGGAAAGGCCTTGTCTCGCATATCTATGCGGATGGTCGCCTGGGTTGCATTCAACCCGTGGGTGCCGCTCCGGGAGCGTTTTCCGCAGGCACCAGCTATGTCTTCGGCACGGGCGCGTTTCTGATGGCAGGCTCCGAGGTAGTGAAACTACCGCACGCTATCACACGTTAG
- a CDS encoding TonB-dependent receptor codes for MTIEHLNQISRGTLRKFLRVAGISLLILVALTFNQSLQAQTSLGQIAGNVTDPSGSAIPGAGITITNVGTGTTRTVDSDSSGFYVATNLAIGDYSIAIAKTGFRGEKRSGLAIIADAHLTADFQLQVGATTDTVTVSAVAGETLNTTSGELAHVIDTKQVQNLALNGRNYTQLMTLIPGAVVTNPDIFSVTTSLASNNQAINGNRADSGNLTVDGAFNMVAGSNGSLMNNVGADFIQEVKIETSNFSAEYGRTSGPAFNIVTKSGTNQFHGSVFEYVRNNIFDARPFFSATKTKLVFNDFGYGVGGPIIKDRLFFFGGEEWKRLRQQQSPTVLTTPSSALLAGNFAGVAQLYYPGTKTPIPNNNIASLITPDGAAIADVYSVENKLGQYTDVTGASNNLVVAPANPLNFREDIVRLDFRINQKNSIYGRWISDHNVLIDPFGTFSNTGILPTTPTQRSRPGQSYLLAETWTISPTMINQSQANFSYASQHIPPVGVDWERSTFGFQYNRLYPNGGTYPNGIPAMTLSGTPYAGVQGPNFALNSPTTDIQAADTVTIIKGNHLIKVGAMVARDRIDQNGRPYYTGQINFNATGNPNTTGNALADAMLGYFSSYQEASADPTGHFRFTQPEAFAQDTWKANRKLSLEYGVRFQDILPLYTQGNNMANFVPSVYNPATAITVNTNGTVVPGSGNPYDGLVRAGDGVPADQLKRVPNINTAAFPLIPTGAPRGLYTIHGAFGPRLGFAYSASDKTVIRGGFGVFYYRPEGNITFSQVNIQPFLSISEFDNGNLSTLGTGTANNKSLQGSINAIDSNMKNPYIDQFSLGVQQQLPHGMLLETTYVGNVGHHQIRQPNINFPNLASVAANPTYSSNYFNPYKGFGAITQARSDSNSNYNALQAYLSKRTGEVTFTVGYTFAKALGDSQSNGVTLENWQNLNYNYGETNIDRKHAFVSTVVWALPTFHDHNLLMRETIGGVQISAVIRVQSGSFYTVTGNTSTGSRRASYLGGNIYAKGNRFILPSHQAQWLNPAAFSAAPNGSFGSAGVGSVVLPSLQQADTTLSKIFGLGGRVQFKLQADAFNVLNHTNYSALNTTATAGASFGRLNGAYPPRQMQFGAKIIF; via the coding sequence ATGACCATCGAACACTTGAATCAAATCTCCCGAGGCACGCTACGCAAATTCTTGAGGGTGGCTGGTATCAGTCTCCTCATCCTGGTTGCGCTCACCTTCAACCAATCACTACAGGCTCAGACATCCCTCGGGCAAATAGCAGGCAACGTCACAGACCCGAGTGGCAGTGCAATCCCCGGCGCGGGCATTACCATCACCAATGTCGGCACAGGTACGACTCGAACCGTCGACAGCGATAGCAGCGGTTTTTATGTAGCCACTAACCTTGCGATCGGCGACTACTCGATTGCGATTGCGAAGACAGGCTTCCGCGGTGAAAAACGCTCAGGGCTTGCGATTATAGCGGACGCTCACTTAACCGCCGACTTTCAGTTACAGGTTGGTGCAACCACGGACACGGTCACGGTCTCTGCGGTTGCCGGTGAGACGCTCAACACGACCAGCGGCGAGCTCGCTCACGTTATCGATACCAAGCAGGTGCAGAACCTTGCGTTGAATGGTCGAAACTACACGCAGCTCATGACGCTCATTCCCGGTGCTGTGGTCACGAATCCCGATATCTTTTCCGTCACGACAAGCCTTGCTTCGAACAACCAAGCCATCAACGGCAATCGCGCCGACTCCGGCAACCTGACGGTCGATGGGGCCTTCAACATGGTGGCCGGCAGCAACGGCAGTCTGATGAACAACGTCGGCGCAGACTTCATCCAGGAGGTCAAGATCGAGACCTCTAACTTTTCCGCTGAGTACGGACGCACCTCGGGCCCTGCCTTCAACATTGTCACCAAGAGCGGCACCAACCAGTTCCACGGCTCAGTCTTTGAATACGTCCGCAACAACATCTTTGATGCGCGGCCATTTTTCTCCGCCACCAAAACAAAACTGGTCTTCAATGACTTCGGCTATGGTGTCGGCGGTCCGATTATCAAGGACAGGCTTTTCTTCTTCGGAGGCGAGGAGTGGAAGCGGTTACGCCAACAGCAGTCGCCCACCGTGCTTACGACTCCCAGCAGCGCCCTGCTCGCGGGAAACTTCGCGGGTGTGGCGCAACTCTATTACCCAGGGACAAAGACACCGATCCCGAACAACAATATTGCGTCTCTTATCACTCCAGATGGAGCCGCCATCGCGGATGTATACAGTGTCGAGAACAAGCTGGGTCAATATACCGATGTGACTGGAGCGTCGAACAACCTGGTAGTTGCTCCTGCTAATCCACTCAATTTTCGAGAAGATATTGTTCGTCTCGACTTTCGTATTAATCAGAAGAACAGCATCTACGGCCGCTGGATCAGCGACCATAATGTTCTGATCGATCCGTTCGGCACCTTCTCGAACACCGGCATTCTGCCGACGACCCCCACACAGCGCAGCCGGCCCGGCCAAAGCTATCTTCTTGCAGAGACCTGGACGATCAGCCCGACCATGATCAACCAGTCGCAGGCAAACTTTAGCTATGCCTCGCAGCATATTCCTCCGGTCGGGGTTGACTGGGAGCGCTCAACCTTCGGCTTCCAGTACAACCGCCTTTACCCGAACGGTGGAACTTATCCGAACGGCATTCCGGCTATGACCCTCTCCGGTACGCCATACGCAGGCGTACAGGGGCCGAACTTCGCACTCAACTCTCCCACCACCGATATACAGGCCGCGGACACGGTCACGATCATCAAAGGCAATCACCTCATCAAAGTGGGAGCGATGGTCGCCCGCGACCGCATCGACCAGAACGGCCGCCCCTACTACACCGGCCAGATCAACTTCAACGCGACCGGCAACCCGAACACCACTGGAAACGCTCTGGCTGACGCCATGCTTGGCTACTTCTCCAGCTATCAGGAAGCCAGTGCCGATCCTACCGGCCACTTCCGCTTCACCCAGCCCGAGGCCTTCGCGCAGGACACCTGGAAGGCTAATCGCAAACTGAGCCTTGAGTACGGTGTTCGCTTTCAGGACATCCTTCCTCTCTACACCCAGGGCAATAACATGGCGAACTTCGTTCCCTCGGTGTACAACCCGGCCACCGCTATTACGGTCAACACCAATGGAACAGTCGTTCCCGGGTCAGGCAATCCTTATGACGGTCTCGTCCGTGCCGGCGACGGCGTTCCTGCCGATCAGCTCAAACGCGTTCCTAACATCAATACCGCTGCCTTCCCGCTCATTCCTACCGGTGCTCCGCGTGGACTGTATACGATTCATGGTGCCTTTGGGCCACGTCTTGGATTCGCTTATTCCGCCAGCGATAAGACAGTCATCCGCGGAGGTTTCGGCGTCTTCTACTACCGGCCAGAGGGAAATATTACCTTCAGCCAGGTCAACATCCAGCCCTTCCTCTCCATCTCCGAGTTCGATAACGGTAATCTCAGCACGCTCGGTACGGGCACTGCAAACAACAAGAGTCTTCAGGGAAGCATCAACGCGATTGATTCCAACATGAAGAACCCTTACATCGACCAGTTCAGCCTCGGCGTGCAACAGCAGTTGCCGCACGGCATGTTGCTGGAGACGACATATGTGGGCAACGTTGGACATCATCAGATACGGCAGCCCAACATCAACTTCCCGAACCTTGCCTCGGTCGCCGCTAACCCGACTTACAGCTCAAACTACTTCAACCCTTACAAGGGATTCGGAGCAATCACTCAGGCACGCAGCGACTCTAACTCCAACTACAACGCCCTACAAGCTTACCTCTCCAAACGCACCGGCGAGGTTACCTTTACTGTCGGTTATACCTTTGCCAAGGCTCTGGGAGATTCTCAAAGTAACGGCGTCACGCTGGAGAACTGGCAGAACCTTAACTACAACTATGGAGAGACCAACATCGACCGCAAACATGCCTTCGTCTCGACCGTGGTGTGGGCCTTGCCAACCTTCCATGACCATAACCTCCTTATGCGCGAGACCATCGGCGGAGTACAGATCAGCGCTGTAATTCGTGTGCAGAGTGGGTCGTTCTATACTGTCACCGGCAATACCTCGACCGGCAGCCGTCGGGCCAGTTACCTCGGCGGAAATATCTACGCTAAGGGCAATCGCTTTATCCTTCCCAGCCATCAGGCGCAATGGCTCAACCCGGCTGCCTTCAGTGCAGCTCCGAATGGCAGCTTTGGATCGGCAGGCGTGGGGAGCGTTGTTCTACCAAGCCTGCAACAGGCGGATACGACCTTGTCCAAGATCTTTGGCCTTGGCGGACGCGTCCAGTTCAAACTACAGGCCGATGCCTTCAATGTCCTGAACCATACCAACTACAGCGCTCTGAATACGACAGCAACGGCTGGTGCCTCCTTCGGGCGACTCAACGGTGCCTATCCTCCACGGCAGATGCAGTTCGGAGCGAAGATCATCTTCTAA
- a CDS encoding PmoA family protein — MRRLLVCCLLPMMTLQLNAQLKGDKGIKVMPDEAHQRVDITIDGAPFTSYVWPATLKKPVLYPLIAPGGIEVSRGYPLAPREGERTDHPHHAGMWFNYGNVNNFDFWNNSDAIKVEDRGKMGTIHQKRIVSTKSGRDRGELVVESVWTTGAGQDVLAQTTRYIFSRRANARVIDEIVTLHALQKVVFHDDKEGMLGIRVAHFLESANEKGGTFTDANGRPTAVQASNVPGATGVYLTSEGKQGDAAWSTRGRWCILTGTTADHTVTIAILDHPENPNYPTYWHARGYGLFAANPLGQHIFDPKAPALNFTLEQGKDVIFRHRVMLLSGASTPATMNKEADNFATEYR; from the coding sequence ATGCGTAGGTTGCTCGTCTGCTGCTTGCTCCCAATGATGACACTGCAACTCAACGCACAACTGAAGGGCGATAAAGGGATCAAGGTGATGCCCGACGAGGCTCATCAGCGCGTCGATATCACCATCGACGGCGCGCCCTTTACATCCTATGTGTGGCCCGCGACGCTGAAGAAGCCGGTGCTCTATCCGCTGATTGCGCCGGGTGGCATCGAGGTGTCGCGTGGCTATCCGCTTGCTCCACGCGAAGGCGAGCGCACGGATCATCCACACCATGCGGGTATGTGGTTCAACTACGGCAACGTCAACAACTTCGACTTCTGGAACAACTCGGATGCGATCAAGGTGGAAGATCGCGGCAAGATGGGAACGATCCATCAGAAGCGAATTGTATCGACCAAGAGCGGGCGCGATCGTGGCGAGCTTGTCGTCGAGTCAGTCTGGACGACCGGAGCCGGTCAGGACGTGCTCGCACAGACGACGCGTTATATCTTCTCGCGTCGTGCGAACGCGCGTGTGATCGACGAAATCGTCACGCTTCATGCGTTACAGAAGGTCGTGTTCCACGACGATAAGGAAGGAATGCTCGGCATTCGTGTCGCGCACTTCCTCGAGTCGGCGAATGAGAAGGGTGGCACGTTTACCGATGCCAATGGTAGACCGACGGCCGTGCAGGCAAGCAATGTGCCGGGCGCAACCGGCGTCTATCTCACCAGTGAAGGTAAGCAAGGCGATGCAGCATGGAGCACGCGAGGACGGTGGTGCATCCTCACCGGCACGACAGCGGACCATACTGTAACCATCGCAATCCTTGACCACCCGGAGAATCCAAACTACCCGACCTACTGGCACGCTCGCGGATACGGCCTCTTCGCTGCGAACCCGCTCGGCCAACACATCTTCGATCCCAAGGCCCCGGCGCTCAACTTTACGCTGGAGCAGGGAAAGGATGTGATCTTCCGTCATCGCGTGATGCTGCTTAGCGGAGCTTCTACACCGGCAACAATGAATAAAGAAGCAGATAACTTCGCGACTGAATATCGCTAA